Proteins encoded together in one Brassica oleracea var. oleracea cultivar TO1000 unplaced genomic scaffold, BOL UnpScaffold00829, whole genome shotgun sequence window:
- the LOC106320146 gene encoding putative F-box protein At3g52320, whose product MTSAFRGSQRLAPVLTHRSGNASSSLTDITGSQEKFQPLSFPFKFRSEADLRYFQIAPDCFDSGRSWKLEAQMPAALKELSMEKLELGGARRCRTAFEHIPKKVLMEILIRLPAKSVMRFKCVSKLWSLLISSSYFTNFFHKTRQSSRLFMYIVNNEKPSDYMFLSTSPNPDSDKSILSLDHVLDMPVLGGHFVSGIRGLLCLRTERRMQICNLTTKQLVELELFPIDDDDNVWIYFGHDHVRDEYKVLNIVWEFSNDGEKLLRSSEYQVLVLAPQASWRNTQSSFIPPPHLPCTKGISINGVLYYRAQIDRSDTFVVMSFDLTSEEFSLIKCPLDVIPRPALMNYEGKISLFDVFEYSVDIWTLEDAEKSIWSNMKSFVLTISDMDFVSWSRVWRQGTSRSGEVWLGKTNFDRDLFISYDLERNNIIKRIEMNPLFNQTEEAMYIFFWDDMESIMYLET is encoded by the exons ATGACCTCCGCCTTTAGAGGCTCGCAGAGATTAGCTCCGGTTTTGACACACCGTTCGGGGAATGCTTCATCAAGTCTTACCGATATCACGGGTTCGCAA gagAAGTTTCAGCCGTTGAGTTTTCCGTTTAAATTCCGCAGCGAAGCAGACTTGCGATACTTTCAGATCGCCCCAGATTGTTTCGACTCCGGGAGGAGTTGGAAGCTTGAGGCACAGATG CCAGCAGCCCTGAAAGAGCTGAGTATGGAGAAGTTAGAGTTAGGAGGAGCCAGAAGGTGTCGGACAGCTTTCGAGCATATCCCCAAGAAGGTGTTGATGGAAATCTTGATCAGATTGCCAGCGAAATCAGTGATGAGGTTCAAGTGCGTCTCAAAGCTCTGGTCTTTACTTATCTCCTCTAGCTATTTCACAAACTTTTTCCACAAGACTAGGCAATCATCGCGTTTGTTTATGTATATTGTGAACAACGAGAAACCTTCTGACTATATGTTTCTCTCAACATCACCAAATCCGGACTCAGACAAGTCCATCTTGTCACTCGACCATGTTCTGGACATGCCGGTATTGGGAGGGCACTTTGTGAGTGGTATTCGTGGCCTTCTCTGTCTCAGAACTGAGAGAAGAATGCAAATCTGTAACCTCACCACCAAGCAGCTCGTGGAGTTGGAGTTGTTCCCAATAGACGACGACGATAATGTGTGGATCTATTTTGGGCATGACCATGTTCGCGATGAATACAAAGTTCTTAACATAGTTTGGGAGTTTAGCAATGATGGGGAGAAATTACTAAGATCTTCCGAGTATCAGGTATTGGTACTTGCTCCTCAAGCTTCATGGAGAAATACTCAAAGCAGCTTCAttcctcctcctcatcttcCTTGCACAAAAGGTATCTCCATCAATGGTGTTTTGTATTATAGAGCTCAGATTGATCGTAGTGATACCTTTGTGGTCATGAGTTTTGACTTGACTTCAGAGGAGTTCTCTTTGATAAAATGCCCCCTTGACGTCATCCCTCGCCCAGCTCTCATGAACTACGAAGGGAAAATATCACTTTTTGATGTCTTTGAGTATAGTGTAGACATCTGGACATTGGAGGATGCAGAGAAAAGTATCTGGTCAAACATGAAGTCTTTTGTTTTGACCATTTCGGACATGGATTTTGTGAGTTGGTCTCGCGTGTGGAGGCAAGGCACAAGTCGTAGCGGCGAGGTATGGTTGGGAAAAACAAATTTCGATAGGGATCTCTTTATCAGTTATGATTTGGAGAggaataatataattaaaaggaTTGAGATGAATCCATTGTTTAATCAGACTGAAGAAgccatgtatatatttttttgggatGACATGGAGAGCATTATGTATTTAGAAACCTAA